ATAGAGAGAATGGGCTTCCAGATATCCGAGGCTGCTTTGGGGGACTCAGATGGCCCAGGAGGACCTGGCTTCCTGGTCTCTGGGAAGACAGGTTTCTGAGGTtcaataaaaaaggaagacttcCAGATATCAGGAGAACCACCACGAGAACTCTTCTGGGATTCAGGAAAATCAAGTGAACCAGGAGAAGTTTTTCGCTGCTCAGGAGAACGCTTCCACAAGTCTGGTGACCCTGATGGTTTTCTGAGCTCTGGAGATCCTGCTGGACTACGGATCTCTGGGGATAGCGGTGGGCCTGCTTTGCGAAGCTCAGGAGACACTGGGGGAACTGCCTTCCAGTGTTCAGGTGACAACGTGGAGGCTGTCTTTCGGAGTTCTGGGGGGCCAGACTTCCATGACTCAGGAGATGTGGGAGGAGTTTTCCAGGACCCAGAAGAGACTGACGAAGACTTCCAGGACGCAGGGGATGCAGATGGAGCTGGCTTCCAAGGTCCAGGTGATATGGAAGGAATGGGTCTCCAGGGtccaggagacacagatggagcagGTTTAGCTGGCTTCCAAGGTCCAGATGCGGCTGATGGACTGGATTTCCAAGGCCTGGGTGACCCAGGAGGCCCTGGCTTCCAAGAACCTGGTGATACCGCTGGGGCTGGTCTCCTAGGctctggggagacagcagggaaTGGCTTCCAAGGTTCAGGAGACTCGGATGGGGATGGCTTCCTTGGCTCAGGAGAAGCAGTCTGGGCTGGCTTTCGAGACTCTGGAGATGCAGTTGGGGAAGGTCCCCAAGGTTCAGGGGAGGCAGCCAGAACAGGTGACTCTGGAGATAAGGCTGAAGGTGGCCCCAATGTTTCTGGGAAATGAGTGTGTTTCTGGGATTTGGGATTAACAAGAGGAGCCTTTACTAGTTCAGGAGATAGAGGGGCAAGTTTCTGTGGCTCTGGAGAAGGAACGGGTTTTTGAGATTCCAAAACAGGGCCTGATTTTGGAAGTTCAGAAGAAACGGGAGCAGGTTTTGACGGCtcaggagaaggaagaggtgTCTGCAAGTCAGGAGAAACAACAGGTCCGGGTTTCTGAGGCTCCAGGGGAGTTAGAGGGGTAGGTTTTGGTGATTCTGGCGACAAAACTGGACCAAGTTTTTGTGTTTCCATAGAAAGGGTAGGTATAGCTTTCAGGAGCTCTGCAGAGTTAGAGGACATTTTCTGGTGCTCAGAAAGAGGAGGGCTTTTCACAGGATCTGTGTCTTTGTTCAACTGATGTTTTGGTTTATCATTCCACCTCTCTGGGGCTGCATGTTTGGATGTGATATGGTAATACACATTAGAGTACATCTTGCTAGTGAAAAAGCATTTATGGCAGTGAAACAGCTTTGCACTTTTCTGGTAAAATATCATTTTACCTAACCCACCAGCATCCATTTCATCACAAAATTCTGGATGGATGGTGCCCATGTGGATCTGTACATTTTCATAGTCTGTGCCTCTGAAACTGCAGTGGTCACACTCCCAGCGCGTCGATGGCTTCTGAAGCTCCGGGAACACTTCCATTCTTCCTGTCACAACACACACAACTGGATTCTCCAAACACTTTATATGCTGcagtaaagaagaaataaattattttcatagaaCACAAGTTTTAACAAAATGCTATCCTAATCCATTCTATAACTGTAAGTCTAGAATAGCACATGCTTTATCTCTATGAAGACTCTGAAACGAAAAGAGATAGCAACCTGATTTTTAACTGAATCCCAGATATCTTCACCCTGTCAGGAGTTTTACATATACCATCTCATTCAATCCTCCTAATGGTACGATTCAAGTATTATTTTCatctacagatgaagaaactgaaaagcaACTTAACTAATCTGGTCCAGTTTACAGGACCCTCAGCTTTATAGGACCTGTGCCTGACCACAGAATTATCTACTGAATGGCTTTACAATTTGACTCTAAAACCCTGAACCAACAAATCAGAAGCATACAAAGATGAGTAAATACTAAAATTAAATCTAGGCTATTTAAGGCTGAGCAAGAAACTTTAAATGCTCTTCAAAAATCATTTAACTAAAtctagctaattttttaaaatttatttatttatttgaaagtcagagttatgcagagagagagagagaggtcttccatccgatggttcactccccagttggccacaatgacaggagctgcgccgatccgaagccaggagctaggagcttcttccggctctcccacgtgggtgcaggggcccaaggacttgggccatcttctactgctttcccaggccatagcagagagctggatcggaagagcagcagctgggactagaaccggtgcccatatggaatgccggcactcagcccagggcgttaacccgctgcaccacagagccagcccttaaaatttttttttaaatctgatgcTGGTTTAATTTCAACATATCTTGCAATGTTCTGCTCCtcttaatattatatattttattcactcatttagCAAATCAATTGTTTTGTGCCCTGTAGTATATCATTTGCCTTGAGGTAGGGATGGTCTAAAGCTAAAAGGGCGATAGACAATTCTAGAAAATTGTTTTTAGGGCTTGAAGGAcaataacaaaagaaaaccacaatTTAATGCTGAagaaaaatttgttaaaaaaatctttaacttaCAAACATAATGAAGAAAACAAGTTACTTCAGTGTCAATGTTCAATACAACTTCAGGGGAAAAGGGCAGATTTGTCTTCATGATCCCACCTTGTCCTGCATGGCAATAAGGAACACCTACAGATGCTAACAtcaaatttttttgtatctttaaaaGGAACTATGGCAGCTAAGAACTCAGGTTGCTGGGTCTGAGTCACATTCATGTGTTATTCCCTTTATCTCCCAACTGCTCCCCACCCAGACCACCACTCTTCTGGCCAATCTCGAAGTTTTTGTTACTTATGATACTTGTCTATTACTAAGCCTAATCACCTCTTACTTGAGAGAAATATGTTTAAAACAATGCTTACAGGGGTggtatttggcccagcagttaagatgctgcttaggacactcACATCTCACATCCATGTGCCTAagctgaagtcctggctctgctgcccatTTGTTTCCTGCTATTGTATACCCTGTTATTGcatagcagtgatggttcaagtagttgggtccctgtcacctacatggaagacccagatcaagttctcagtttccagcttcagccttgcccagccccggctctgtctctgtgcctctcaaatacttaataattttttta
The DNA window shown above is from Oryctolagus cuniculus chromosome 9, mOryCun1.1, whole genome shotgun sequence and carries:
- the CHAMP1 gene encoding chromosome alignment-maintaining phosphoprotein 1, whose protein sequence is MEVFPELQKPSTRWECDHCSFRGTDYENVQIHMGTIHPEFCDEMDAGGLGKMIFYQKSAKLFHCHKCFFTSKMYSNVYYHITSKHAAPERWNDKPKHQLNKDTDPVKSPPLSEHQKMSSNSAELLKAIPTLSMETQKLGPVLSPESPKPTPLTPLEPQKPGPVVSPDLQTPLPSPEPSKPAPVSSELPKSGPVLESQKPVPSPEPQKLAPLSPELVKAPLVNPKSQKHTHFPETLGPPSALSPESPVLAASPEPWGPSPTASPESRKPAQTASPEPRKPSPSESPEPWKPFPAVSPEPRRPAPAVSPGSWKPGPPGSPRPWKSSPSAASGPWKPAKPAPSVSPGPWRPIPSISPGPWKPAPSASPASWKSSSVSSGSWKTPPTSPESWKSGPPELRKTASTLSPEHWKAVPPVSPELRKAGPPLSPEIRSPAGSPELRKPSGSPDLWKRSPEQRKTSPGSLDFPESQKSSRGGSPDIWKSSFFIEPQKPVFPETRKPGPPGPSESPKAASDIWKPILSIDTEPRKPTLFPESTKTAPPASPEPRKRALFPEPWKHSLFPELPRSAVFSESQKAVELSGELQIDALGDQKCDILVQEELLGTPKKLLEDTLFPSSKKLKKDNQDSSDAELSSSEYIKTDLDAVDLKGQESSSDQEQVDVESVDFSKDNKMDMTSPEQSKNVLQFTEEKEAFISEEEIAKYMKRGKGKYYCKICCCRAMKKGAVLHHLVNKHNVHSPYKCTICGKAFLLESLLKNHVAAHGQSLLKCPRCNFESNFPRGFKKHLTHCQSRHNEEANKKLMEALEPPMEEQQI